Genomic DNA from Nonomuraea rubra:
CGTCCCGCCGCGAGCCGTCCCGAACGGACCGAACGGACCGGGCGACGGCGACACGGACGACGGCTCGACGAGAAGGTGCGCCGAACGGACAAGCCGGGCCTTGAGGAAGCGCGCCCTTCCTCAAGGCCCAACAAGGCCGACAAGGTCCCACGAATGTTAGCGCTACCAGAACGGAGGACCGGCGTGAAGAAACGCATGAGACGCCTGGCCATCCTGCCCATCCTGCTCATCTGCGGCTTCCTGTTACCGGCCCGCCCCGCCCTGGCGGACACGAACGTGGCGATGACCGCGACCCCGATGGCCTCGTACACCTCCCCCTGGGAGAGCGTCGCGGCGATCAACGACGGCATCGACCCCCCGAGCTCGAACGACACCGTCAACCGCCGCTGGGGCACCTGGCCCAACACCGGCTCCCAGTGGGCCGAGCTCACCTGGAGCGCCGCCCAGCCGCTCACCTCCGCCGAGGTGTACTTCTTCGACGACGGCGGCGGCGTGCGCGTCCCGGCCTCGTGGAAGCTGCAACGCTGGACAGGCAGCGCGTACGCGGACATTCCCGGCACCTACCCGATCAACGTCAACGCCTACAACAGGGTCACGTTCGCCTCGGCCGTGAGCACCACGCGGCTGCGGGTCGTGCTGCAGAGCGGGCAGGCGTCGGTCGGGCTGCTGGAGGTCAGGGCGTGGACCGCCGGCTCGCCGGGCGGCACGGGCTGGAACCCTCCGGGCAACCTCGTCACCCCGCTGAACGAGGTCTGGCAGCACCAGGAGAGCACCTACCCGAACCTGTACGGGTTCCGCAACTACGGCTGGGACCAGGTCATGGCCAACCGCGGCTCGATCAACTACTGCGTCCGCTGGGACTCCAGCGCCTCGGTGACCGCCGCGCAGCGCGACCAGATCCATGCCACGCTGGCCCGCCAGTTCAAGAAGTGGATGGACGTCATGGTCGGCCACAACGGCTGGCCGTACAGCAGTGTGCCGGTGAAGGTGGTGGGCTGGGCCGTGCGCGACCGCGCGCAGCTCCAGTGGAGCGACACCTCCGTCGACATCTACGTCAACGACATCCGCGAGAACGCTCCCCAGTGCGCCGAGGCGTGCGGCCGGTTCTTCAACCAGAGCGGCAACTACCCGAACTGCCCGGGCGGCGCCTCGCACCACTACGACATGTCGCTCTGGCTGACCGCAGGCTTCGGCGGCGGTGCGGGCGGCGACTGGGGTCAGCGCATCGGCAGCGAGTACTACCTGTCCAACCTCAACGCCGACAACGTGCACATCCTGCTGCACGAGATGGGGCACTCGTTCGGCCTGGACGACTTCTACGACTGGACGCCGACCGGGGTGTGCTGCTTCCTGATGAAGGCGGGCAGCGCGTCGTCGATCACGGAGTTCGACGCGTGGATGTTCCGTGACTGGTGGCGGCATCTGAAGAGCCGCTACGGGGTGTGAGACGACCCGCCGCGCGGCTCCGTGCCGCGCGGCGGGGATGCGGGCCGCAGCGCGGCGTCCGGTGGTGCCGGACATCGACGCCGGCCGTGAGCACCAGGACGAACGCCGCGCTGCGGGACCTATGGGCGGTCCCGGGGAGAGACCGCGAGGGGGCGGGTCAGTGCTGGACGCAGCCGGCCGAGTCCTTCGAGCCCACCGGCACCTTGACCCCGACACCGGCCGCCTCGACCCCGGATATGCACACCGGGACCTGGTTCCCGTTGAGGACGCTGTTGCCGTTGAGCGTGCTGACGGTGCCTTCGATGCCGCTGGGGACGTTGGCGGAGGCCGGGACGGCGACGACGGCGAGCGCGAACGCGCCGGCGAGGGTGAGGGTGGCGATGCGGGCTGTGTGGCGCATGAAGATGCCTCTCTGTGAGTGGAGGGGTCCATGGGTTTCCGTGAATTGGTCTTGCCGGGCAGAGTGATTACGGAACGTAGCGATCGGTTACGGTGCGCTGTCAGAGGTGGGACCGATCGGTGCCGAACCCGCAACCCCCTCCCGTACGTCTAAGGCCCCTCACCGCCCCTGCCTGGGCGAAATCGATTGCTGACCGAGGAAAATCCGGTGCGCCGCGAGCACGTCCTGGTGTTGCATGAGCCGGATGATCGACGAACCGCTGGAACGGCTCCGCGCCGCCGCCCGGCGCACCCGCGAACTGGCAGGGAACCGGGCGGTCACCGGCCTGGGTCACGAGGACGCCGACGACGACGTCGGCACGATCGGCACGGACGGCGCCCTCGGGTTCGACCCGTTCCCCCTGCTCCAAGCCCTTCACGACCACGGCGTCCGGGCCGTCGTCATCGGGCAGGTGGCCGGCATCATGCACGGATCCACCGAGCTGACCGGCGACCTGGACCTGCTCTGGGACGGTGTCCCGGAGCACGCCCCGGCCCTGGCGGCCGCCTTCGCCTCCGCCGGCGCCCGCCTCGCGGACGACGAGGGCAGGCCCGTGGCCACTCGTCCCGATTCCTTCCTCCGCCCCAAGGTGCGGTTCACCGCGCCCGGAGCCGGCGGCGACTGCTGCACCCCGGCGCTGCCCTGGGGCGGCCTCCGCGTCCGGGACTGCCTCGATCGCGCGATCACCGCGACCGGTCCCGGCGGCCTGGAAGTGCACTACGTCAGCCGGGAGGACCTGATCCGGATGCGCCGCGCCCTGGGCCGCCCCAAGGACCTCCGGCGAGCGGACGAACTCGCCGCGCTGGCTCCGGACCGCCGGAGTTGAGCGGGGACTGCCTCAGGAATCGCTTTCCCGGCGCGCCCATTTCCAGGAAATTTGAAATATGCCCGGCTATCAGCGGCAACGCAGGCGGTCCGGCCGCATGAGAGGGTGAGCGGCAGGTAACCATTCGACCGACGAGTGAGGATCCCGTGCCTTCGAACCAGGCTGAAGACGCCGGCGGCGTGCGCAGCGTGCAACGGGCGTTCGACATCCTGTCGCTGCTCACCGAGGACCGGCGGACGCTGACGATCCGCGAGGTGGTGGAGGAGACCGGGCTGGCCAAGACCACCGCCCTGCGGATGTTGCAGACGCTGGAGCACATGGGGCTGCTGTGGGCCACGCCGAAGGGGTACGCGGCGGGCCCGGCCCTGTGGCGGTGGGCGCACCTGGCCCGCAACGCCTGGGAGCTCCCGCCGGAGACCGTGCAGCTCATGCGGGAGCTGGGGGCGCGGCAGCGGGAGACGGTCAACCTCTACGTGCTGCGCGACGTGCACCGCGTGTGCATCGCGCAGCAGGAGAGCCCGCAGCCGCTGCGGCACGT
This window encodes:
- a CDS encoding IclR family transcriptional regulator, whose protein sequence is MPSNQAEDAGGVRSVQRAFDILSLLTEDRRTLTIREVVEETGLAKTTALRMLQTLEHMGLLWATPKGYAAGPALWRWAHLARNAWELPPETVQLMRELGARQRETVNLYVLRDVHRVCIAQQESPQPLRHVVRVGDELPLWAGASSKVLLKDAPERLLERVARSSPYGEGHVATLREWAAQAERDGYAVSHGEREPGLSAVAVPVTGGSKATVAALTLSGPTVRFTGERVEEFRADLMEVARRMSERGFEHPLT